The Sorangiineae bacterium MSr11954 DNA segment GTTGACGGGGAGTCCCCATTCGTGGGTCTTCCACTCCGGCGACCGCCCTAGCTTCGCCCGCACGAACGCGTGGAGCAACCGCACGCGCACCGTGGTCTTGAAGCCGGCCGTATAGCGGCCCATGTCGCCCGACTCGGTGATGTCGAGCACGAACTTCCCCGTCTCGGCGATGCGGCGCGAGGTGTTGGAGGTCAACGCGCCGGTGGTCATGAGCGGCTTGACGGCGGCGCTCGAGAGATAACCCGACATGAGCGATCCGCATGCGAGCGCATATCCATTGGCGATGCCCACGCGCTGGATGGTCTCGCACGCATACCGAAGGGTCTCGGGCTCGACCCACGCGGGGACCCGATCGAGGTGCGCGAAGAACCGCGCCAGCGCTTTGGGCGAGCCTGGGACGGCGTCGATTCCATGCTCCAGGGCCAGCTCGAACATGCGCCGGCCTTCGCCTGCGGGGAGCTCGTCCATGCACGCAACGAGGTCGTCCGCGAGCGGATCACCTTCCAGGAGCGCCTTCTGCAGCACGTCCATGAAGGGGTGCCCCGGCTGCAGCTTCGTGCGGCAATACCCGACGAGACGCTTGGCCCACGCGGGTGGATGCATGGGATCGCGCCATCGCGCGGGTATGGCTTCTGGAGTGGCAAACGCAACGTCACCCATGATGAATCCTCCCCTGCCCCGGTTGTGCATCTGGTGCTTTCAAAACATAATCCGAGTGATTACTCGGTTCTACTCGGATACGGGAGCCAGCATGCCCAAGCGTAAACTTCCGCCTCTTTTACCGAACAAAGTGCCTCGTCAGGCGCGCTCGCAGCGAACGTACGACGACATCGTGGAGGCGGGTGCTCGGCTTCTCCTCAAGTCGGGCTACGAAGCGCTCACGACCAATCACGTGGCCGAGGAAGCGGGCGTGGGCATTGCGTCCGTGTACGAGTACTTTCCGAACAAGCAAGCCATCGTGGCGGCGGTGGTGACCCACGTCGTCTCCGAGATGGTGGGCGAGTTTCGGGAGTCGCTGGCCGAGGCGATGGGCTCGGAGCCGCAGGAGGCGCTTCGCATGTGGCTTCGTACGATGTTTCGCGCGGTGGAGCGCCGCAAGGCCATCATCACCGTCTTCGTTCGGGAGGTGCCTTTTTTATTGGAGATCCCGGCCGTCGAATCGCTGAGCGCGCGCTTGCTCGAGCTCGCGCAGAGCGCGGCGGTGCTGGCGCGGAAGCCGTTGATCGTGGAGCACGCGGCGGCGGTGAGCTACTTGATGACCGTGATGGTCCAAGCGGCGGTGCTGGGATCGGTCATTCGTCGGCCGGCGCACCTCGGCCAAGAGGAGCTGCGGGAGACGCTGACCAAGCTCTTGATCGAGTTGCTCGCGTGATGGCTCGGCGGGTCACGGCGTGGGGCGTGGCCTCTCGGAGGGTCACGGCGCGGGGCGTGGCCGCTCCGAGGGTCACGGCGTGGCCGCTCCGAGGGTCACGGCGCACGCGGGCCATGTGCGGCGGGGCTCGATGGGATAAGCTTTTCCCGTGAACGACTCCAAGCGGCTGCTGATCGGCGAAGACTTCTCCCCGTGGACCGAAAAGGCGTGCTGGGCGCTCGACCACCGGCGGGTGACATACACCTTCCGGCAATACCAGCCGATGCTGGACGAGCCGGGCTTGCGGCTGCGGACCAAGAACTTCAAAGAGAAGGCCACGGTGCCTGCGCTCCTCGACGGACCGCGCATCCTCCGCGACTCGTTTGCGATCGCGCGCTACGCGGAGGAAATCGGCGAGGGCCCGTCTTTGTTTCCCGAGCCGCACGCGCAGGACATCGCCGCATGGAACGAGCGCAGCGAATCGGCCCTTCGCGCAGGGCGCGCGCTCTTTCTCGTGCGCCTGGAGAACGATCCCGCGGCGCAAACCGACAATGTGCCGGGCTTCGTCCCCGCGGCGGTTCGGCCGCTCGTGCGCCCCGTGGTGCGAACGGGGATCTCTTATTTGCGGCGCAAGCACGGTGTCGACGACGAAGCCATCGCTCGGGCGCGCGGGCACCTCGAGGAGACGCTGTCATCGCTCCGCGCCGCCTTGGCGGGTGGCTCCAGGTACCTCTTCGGACGATTCACGTACGCGGACGTGGCGATGGCCGTCGTATGCCAATTCATCCACCCCGTGGCCGATCGATACATCCGCCTGGCCCCGGCGAACCGCGCGTGCTGGGCGGAGGAGACCCTCGCGCGATCGTTCCGCGACATCCTCGACTGGCGGGACGCGCTCTATGCGGAGCATCGGACGATTTGTCGCTCGTAGCGTCATCGACTCGATTTTTTCCGGTTCAAAGAGTGGGCGATCGCGTCGTACATCGCGAGCTCCCGGCGCCGATGGCGCACGCGCACCACGAGAAGTAGGACCACCCAAATGACGCACACGGCGATTACCTCGACCTTGTCCCGGGTGGTCGTCGGGCGCACGACGCCGTTGCAGCCACGCGTCATCGCGTCGTTGGTGAACCACATCGCCACAAGGCACGGCGGTAAGTAAAGGACGGAGAACAACCACGCGCGCAGCCACCAACGAGGACGCATCGGCGGCACCTCCGAATCGGGGTCGGATGGCATTGCGTCGCGTGGATCACGATCGGGCATGGTGAACGTTACGGCGCGAGGACGTCGGACGCTACCGTGCCAAGGCGATACGCCCTCCCGCGAGAACGCCAAGGCGATGCGCCCTCCCGCGAGAACGCCAAGGCGATACGCCCTCCCGCCAGAACGCCAACGAGGAACACTCCCCGCATCACATGGTGCGAAGCTAAACCGTGTGCTACCAAGGCCTGGACACCTTCGTCTCTCGCGGAAGCTGCCCAATTCGATGTTGACCCTCCCCCAATTCACCGCATTCCTCGCCGCCGCCATTCTCATCACGCTGTCGCCGGGACCCGATAATTTAATGGTCCTGAGCCTCGGCGCCTCCCAGGGACGCCGCCAGGGGATGGCCTTTGGATTCGGCTGCGCCATTGGATGTTTGAGTCATACGTTGCTGGCCGTTCTCGGCGTGAGCGCCTTGATTGCGGCGTCGGCCATCGCGTTTACCGCGCTGAAGACCGTTGGCGGGCTCTACTTGATTTGGCTTGGATGGAACGCCATCCGCAGCCGCGGCAGCAGCCTTCCCTCCGACGAGGTCGAGACGGCGCCCGCTCCCCTCGGCACGTTGTTTCGCCGCGGGCTGTTGGCGAATGCCATCAACCCCAAAGTGGTGCTCTTTTTTCTGAGCTTTCTACCGCAGTTCGTCGATACGGCACGCGGTCACGTGGGGCTGCAGACCGCGTTGCTCGGCGTGACCTTCACGGTCCAAGGTGCGTTGATCTTCGGCACCCTCGGATATTTCGCGGGCGCCATTGGGCAAGGGCTTCGGCGGCGGCCGACCACGGCCATGTGGCTCGATCGGGTGGCCGGCTCCATCTTCATCGCGCTCGGTATCAAGCTCGCGGTCTCGCGCTAGCGACGCCTCGCACCTACGAGGGTGCACCCACCGGCTCTCCAAGGACGAGCTGGCGACGCCGCGCGCCCGCGGGTTACGATTTGCGTCATGACCCAGCTCGAAGAGCTCGCGCGAACCTACTTCGACGGAGGTCACGTGGTCGGGCACCTTGGCCATCGCGCTCGGGACGCTGTCGCCAGGTGATACCCTGCGTGCGTCATTTGCCGTGTTTCTCGACACCCGGGATGGTCGCATGATCGGCCAGCGAAACTACGATTGTTTCGAGCCGTTTTAGTGCATCGTTCTCGCCTCTGACGACTCTTGCCCCTGGAGGAGGATCCCATGATCAAGCCGTACACGGCGGTCGGTCTCGTTCCCACGGTTCGCGGTATTCGGCGCCGCGCCGATATTGGCGACAACATCGAGCATCTGCGTCATTTGGCCAAGGCCGCGGCGTGGCTATCCAGCCTCGATTTGCCCGTGCGCCTCATCGCTATACCCGAGGGCGCGCTCCAGGGATTCAACGACGAGGTCCTCGACCTGGATCACGTGGCCTTCGCCCGCGACTGCGCCATCGACGTTCCGGGCGAGGAGACGAAGCAGCTCGGAGAGATCGCGCGCGCGTTCGATTCGTTCGTGATCGCCCAGGCCAAGGCGCGTCATCCGGACTTTCCCGATCGGTTCTTCAACGTGGGGTTCATCCTCGATCGCGCCGGGAAGCTGATCCTCAAACACCACAAGGTGGCGCCGCTCTTCCCGGTGGAGCACTCGGTGGTCCCGCACAATGTGTATGATACATGGATCGCGAAGTATGGAAATAATCTCGATGCCTTCTGGCCGGTGGTGGACACCGAGATCGGCCGGCTGGGCATCATGATGGCCAACGAAGGCTCGTATCCGGAGAACGCGCGGGCGCTCGCGCTCAACGGGGCCGAGGTGATCTACCGTGGCTCCTACCCGCACCCGGCCGCGGGCAATGGCATGTTCGAAATCCAGACCCGCGCACGCGCCCTGGACAACAACCTGTACGTGGTGGCCCCCAACATGGGCACGTACTACCTCTCCCGAGAGGACACGACCCCCATCGACACGTTCGGCGGACAATCGCTCATCGTCGACTACAAAGGTAGAGTCGTGGGCGAACAGCGCTATGGCGCGGGCTCCACCTATGTGGCAGGCGTCATCGACATTCAAGCCTTGCGCGACCACCGCGCGCGCGCCCAGTGGGACAACTGGATGAAGGATCTGCCGACGGAGCTCTATCAGCTCCTTTACAAACAGCCCATCTACCCCAAGAACATCTACCTCGATCGCGTACCGATGAAGCACGCCGAATACCGTAAAGAGATCATCGAGCGCCAAATCCGGCTCATGCACGAGCGCGGTATTTGGAAGAAACCCGACGAGTAAGGCATATTCCATCGGATGGCGCGCGTATTGAATCGCGTTCGAACGAGCGCCACCGCGTTCAGTCGCGCGCCGTGGTTCTCCTCCGAATGGTGAGCGCGCGCGATGGTACAGACGGAGGTGGCTACGATGTGTGCCATTGCATCGACAAAAATCGCGCGGGCGGGTGAAAAATTTCGTTATTCACTGGCAAACGAGAGAGGCCCCGTCAGGCGCGGGAGGCGTCGGCCGCGCGGTAGCGATCGACCAGCTCGCGCAGGCGCTCGATGCGCAAGGGTTTCTCCAGAAACCCCGCGCCGAGCGACGAGGCTTGTTGCTGAAACTCCGGGCTCGAAATCACGATGGTCGGGATGCGCGAGAAGCTCGCATTTTTATGGAGCTCGTTCATGCACGTCCAGCCATCCATGACCGGCATTTGGATATCGAGGAGGATGAGCAGCGGCCTGCGCCCCGCGTGCAAATGGTGGAGCGCCTCGGAGCCATTTTCACAGGCAACGACGGAGTAGCCGTCCTTCTCCAACACGTTGGTGAAGAGCTCGCGCATGTCCTTGTCGTCGTCGACCAGAAAGATCGATCCGTCCGAAGCGCCCGTCGCTTCGTCCGCGCTGCCCTCGCCCTTGGCGAGCTCCTCGATGCCGCTGGCCGGATGGCTGGCGCGCGCCGAATCCCTCGGGTCGGGCCCGATCATGGGCAACGTCATGCAGAAGGTGGCGCCCTTTCCCCACTCGCTCTCGGCCCAAATTCGGCCGCCGTGCGCCTCGACGATGCCTTTGGCGATGAAGAGACCGAGACCGCGCCCTTTGACCGCCGTCTCCTCGGCTTGCCAGAAACGCTCGAACACGTGCGGCAGGCGCTCCTTGGTGATGCCCGGCCCCGAGTCGGACACCGAGAGGCGCAGCTCCCCCTCGCCCTCGGCGGCGGCCACGTGGATCACGCCGCCGCGGGGGGTGAACTTGATGGCATTGGAGATCAGGTTCGACAAGACCTGCAGCACGCGCTCCTTGTCGCACGACACGGGAGAGGAGTCGGGGGCGTCGGTGACGACCAGCTCGATGTGCTTGTCTTGCGCGGTCGGGGAGAACATCTCGCGCACGTCGGCGAAGAGCTCGGCCACGGAGCAATGGCGCTTTCGAATGGAGAGGTGCCCCGACTGAATGCTGCTCCAATCGAGCAGCTCGGCGATCAGCCGGGTCATCCTGTTGGCGGATCGGGTGACCATATGCAGCAAGTTCAGCGCATCGTCCGTGTCGTTGCGCTCTTCGAGCCATGACTGCGCGCTCGACGCGGCCAGCATGATGCCGTTGAGCGGATCCCTCAAATCGTGGGACACGATCGCCAAGATGTCGTCGCGCGAACGAACGGCGTCGCACGACGCGGCATAGAGCTCGGCGCGCTCGAGGCACATCGCCGCGCGGCGCGCGACGTCTTGGGCCACGCTCAGCTCGCGCGCGGAGTAGTGACGCCCGGATTCGGCCATGATGAACGTGAGCACGCCCAAGGTGCGCTCGCGCACCTTCAGGGGCACGACGAGGATCGATTTCGCAATGGGTCCGAGCTGCGGCGGAAGATGGGCCATCATGGCCGCCGACATGGCCGACCCTACGTACGGCTTGCCGGAGCGCACCACCTGCGCTTGCAGCGCACCCGCCTTGATATCGGGGACCCTGGCCTTGATGACCTCCAGCATCGGGCGCCGCTTTGGGTCCGCCCACGCCACCTTGACGCGCCGGAAGGCTTTGCCGTCGACCAGGATGTCCAGAAAGCAAATATCGGCCAGGATGGGCACGGCCAGATGGACGACCCGCCCGAGCGTGCTCTCGGCATCCATCGACGACGCAAGGATTTCGCTCGCGTCGGCCAAGAAGCGCAACATGCTCTCCGAGTACTTGAGACCCGTGATGTCTGCGAGCGTGGTGCGACAACCCATCACCTCACCGCCGGCGTCGATGAGCGGTACGGAGACCACTTGCACGGTGAGCCGCGTGTTGGTGTTTCGCACGGAGAACGTCACCTCCGTGGTCACGCGCACGCGTTCCGTGAAGCACATCTGAAGATGGGCGCGAAATGCGCGTTCGTCTTTCAAGGCGACCAGCCCCGAGAGCTGGCGCCCAATGACATTGGCGCGCGGTGTGCCAAAAAGCCCCGCCGCGGTGAGATTCGCTTCCTGAATACGTCCCGTCCTGTCGAACGTGCAGTAACCCACGGGGGCGAAGTCGAAGAGATCGGCGTAACGGCTGCGTGACTCTTCGAGCTGCGCGTGCGCCTCGCGCAGCTCGCGATTCTGCATCTCCAACTCGACCTGATGAACCTGCAAATCGTGAAGGAGGCGCTGAATCTGAGCCGCCGGTTTTCGCAGATGAGGGTCGCGCTCGAGTGCGTCCAGCGCTTTCGTCAGATCCGCTTGTGACGTGAGGTCCTTTCGCCCCATGAGCGCGTCTCCCCTGGCAAGTTCGAAAAAGGGATCGCTCGCCTCGTTTTTCAAGGACTTGAGCATGATGCTCCCGAGGGAGCAAGCTACGGGCCGTCCTCGAACGACAGCAGAATGAGCCCCGTATCTCCGTTCATGGGCGGCATGCGACTCCCGCTGACGCGAACGGATTTCAGCTCATCGCCAAACGGATAAGAGATGTGAACGTCGCGGAATGCCCCGCCCGTTACTAGAGCGCCTTCCAGGAACTCTTGCAACCTCTTCGTGGACCAGGGGCCAACCGGCAGCTCGGCGAACGATTTTCCAATGACGCGATCGGGCTCCAATCGAAAGATGGGATAAAAATTCCGATTCGCCCAAACGACCTTCGTTTTCCCATCGATGATGAGCAGCGCATGCCCGATGACATCGAGGAACGTGCCCGCGTACTCCGCCACGTCTTGGCCGAGCTGCAACGCACGGTGTCGAACATCGATGTCGTTCAGACTGATGACCACGCCCGTGATGGAGTGCTCCAGGGTTTTGTAGGGCGTGACGCGGACGATGTACCATCGCTGATCGCTCGCCTGCACCTCGCGGTTGAAGGGCACGAGCGTCTCGATGACCTCTGCGCCCACCGCATCGAGCTTCAGCCCACCGAGAAATGGGTTCAAGTGGCTGACGGAGCGCCCCACGTCGCCGGGGAGCAGATTGAAATGCTTCTCCGCGGCATACGTGAAGCGCCGGATGCGCATGTCGAGGCCGGTGATGACGAGGATGCTGTCCACACTGTTCAAGACATTGTGCAGATCGTCGTTGGTGAGTTGCTGTTCGAGCATCCGCGTCTGAAGCTCGTCATTGACGGTGGTGAGCTCCTCGTTGGCCGATTGGAGCTCTTCCTTCGATGTCTCGAGCTCTTCGTTCGTGCTCTGGAGCTCTTCGTTCGAAGACTGGAGCTCTTCGTTGGACGATTTGAGCTCCTCGTTGGCGCTCTCGAGCTCTTCGACGATGCTCTGGAGGTACTCCCGGGTGACCGTGAGCTCCCTCTCCACGTCTTGAAGACGCGCTTCCTGCGCATGGGTCGCCACCGGCGCGGCCGCGGCCTCGGCCTCCACCGCCCGCACCTCCCGCTCGATCACGTCGCAAAAGGACACGATGATGCACTTCGATTTGGTCTCGGGCTCGACGATGGGGATCGCCTCCACCATGAGCGAGCGTATTTTGCCATCCTCCGTGATCTTGGAGGGCGTGCTGACCCGAGCGTTTTCTTTGATCGCTTGGTGAATCGTTCGGCGGATGTCGGGTTGGAGCTCGGGCCTGGCCAAGCGAAGGATGTTCAAGCTCGCCGCCCCCGGCGCCGGCTCGAAGAAGGAGCCCGTGCGTCCTCGGAAGTGCAGAATCTCCAGATTCTCGTTGATGACGACGCCAGGCGGGCCGTAGGTGTCGAGGACCTTGCGATCGGCCAAGGCCGCGATGTTTAGGATGGGCCGTGCGCCGGACGTCGGCTGATTCGACAATGGCGGCTCCCGTAAAATGGTCCCGAAACCGACGTCGAGCGACGTCTGCGTGGGGACGTGTTTGGCAGCGTATACTTTGTTTTTACGATCCACGAGGGAAAAGAGATCCGGCGAGTCGCCGACGCTCTCCGAGGTGCCGAGCAAGAGATACGCGTTCGGGTTGAGCGAATAATGAAGAATACGCAGCACCTTCTTCTGCATGACCGGCTGCAGATAGATGAGCAGGTTGCGGCAGCTGACCAGATCGAGCCGGGAGAACGGCGCGTCTTTGGTGATGTTGTGCGAAGAGAAGACGATCATGTCGCGCACGCGCCGGCAGATCTGATAATCGGCGTCCTTCTTCACGAAGAACCGGCGCAGCCGCTCGGGGGAGACGTCGAGCGTGATGTTCTGCGGGTAAATCCCGCGACGCGCGACGTTGACGGAGGTCTCGTCGACGTCGGTCGCGAAGATTTGAATGCGGTAATCGTGCGCGCGGTCGTCCAGATATTCGAGGAGCGCGATGGCGATCGAGTACGGCTCCTCGCCGGTCGAGCACGCGGGGATCCAGATCCGGAGAGGCGGGCTCGTTCTCTTGTTGTTCTCCGTGATGCGGGGGAACACCTGGCTCTTCAAGACGTCGAAGACCGCCGGATCGCGGAAGAAGCTAGTGACGCTGATGAGGATATCCTTGTAGAGCGCACGCACTTCGTCGTGGTTGGACTGCGCGAATTTGATGTAGTCGGCGAGGCGTTCGATCTTGTGCAGGGCCAGGCGCCGCTCGATGCGCCGCTCGATGGTGCTCGGCTTGTAATACGTGAGATCGTTGCCGGTCACCGAGCGGATGAGGAGGACGAGCTTTGCGATGTTCTCCACCTCGGCCTTCGGGCGCGGCGGGCGGCGCTCGGTGATGTACGGGTGGCTGCCGATGCTCATCAGCTCGTTCGCGAGAGCCCGGGGTCCCAGGCAGAAATCCACCACCCCGCTCGCCAAGGCGCTGCGCGGCATTCCATCGTATTTCGCGGTGGCGGGATCCTGGGCCATGGTGATTCCGCCCGCCTCTTTGATGGCCTTGAGCCCGAGCGTGCCATCGGCTCCGGTGCCCGACAGAACGACCCCGACCGCGCGCGCGCCTTGATCCTCGGCCAGGGAGCGGAAGAAGAAGTCGATGGCGACCGCGGGGCCCGGCGCGGTGCTGTGCGGCATGAGATGAAGGACGCCCTGGAGGAGGGCGAGGTTCGCGCCGGGCGGGATGACGTAAATGCAGTTGGCCGCGACGCGCATCCCGTCCTCGACGGTCACCACGTCGATGGTGGCGTTCCGCGAGAGGAGCGGCGCGAGGTAGCTCTCCTGCTCGGGCGCCAGGTGCTGGACGACCACCAGCGCCAGGTGATCGAAGGAGATGTGCTCCACCAGCTCCGTGAGCGCCTCGATGCCGCCGGCCGACGCCCCGATGCCGACGATGAAGAAGTCCGAGCCGTCGTCTTCCGACTTTTTTGCCGACGCGGCGACGTCCGACACGTCATCGTCGCTCGAGCCTGCGGGAGATTGGGAATCCGCGTCAACCATGAGTCACCTTTGAAGTTCGGGCCACGATAGCGTCCGTCTCGGCTCGCCGAAAGCTCGTCATTCGACGGCGGCGCGCAAGTTGCTCCGTAGCTCCGCATGATCACGCATGACTTGGTCGTCATCGGTGGCTCCGCGGGCTCCCTGGAGCCTCTGCGCACGATCGTGGGGGCGCTCGGGGGCTTTCGGGGGACCGTGCTCATCGCCGTGCATGCGTACCCGAACGCCCGAAGCCACCTCCTTCCGGGTCTGCTCGCGAGCCTGGGAACGTTGTCCGTGACCCACGCGCGCGATGGAGACCCCCTCGCGCCCGGTACGGTCCTCGTGGCGCCGCCCGCGCGGCACCTCATCGTGGAGCCCGGGCGGGTGCGTCTCACGACGGGGCCTCGGGAGAATGGGACACGTCCGGCCATCGATCCGCTGTTTCGCACGGCCGCGCGCAGCTATGGGGCGCGGGTGGTGGGCGTTTTGCTCTCGGGCCACCTCGACGATGGCACCTACGGCCTCGCCATCATCAAGTCGCATGGGGGCCGCACCATCGTGCAGAAGCCTTCGACGGCCCGTCACCCCGATATGCCCGAGAGCGGTATGCACAACGTTCGCGTCGACGCCGTGCTCTCCCCGGAAGAAATAGGACCTCGCCTTTGCGAGCTTGCCAATACACCCATTATGGAGGAAACGACGATGGGTCGACTCGGATCCAAGGGAGCTCCGCTCGATCGCATTGCGCACGACGAGGGGATCGCGGGCGAGCGCCACGCGACCGTATTGTCCTGCCCCGAGTGCCACGGCGTGATGATGCGGCTGGAACGGCCGGATCTGCTCCATTTCGAGTGCCAGATCGGGCACGCGGCGTCGCCGCTGTCGCTGGAGGCCGCCCAGGCGACGGAGGTGACGGGCTCGCTGGAGTCCGCGAGGCGCGGGTTGCGCGAACAAGCGCTGCTCGCGTACATGATGGCCGAGCGCGCGCGTGGCAATCGCGATATCGAGGGCGCGGCCGAGCTCGAGGAGCGGGCCCACGCGTACGAGAAGAACGCCGACGCGATCGAGGGCATCCTCTCGAAGGTTCAACGATTCGGCCATGGCCGCGCTCCAAACGACGGCGATTTACCGGGATAGCGGCGCACGCATCGGGGATCGTCGCGCGCAGGCGCTCGATTTGCTCTCGGCGAAGACGATCATCGCGAATAGCCGCGGTTGGCGAAGCGCTGGCTCTCGCCATAGGGGAAGACCTCCTCCTCGTGGCCCTCCCGGATATGCTCCTGGCGCTCGGCCCAGAAGCGCGCGTCGGCGAGCTCGCGGTGCTCGGCCAGGAAAATGTCGCGGGCGCGGCCCTCGGGGAAGAGGAATGTGGGGAATTGCTCGGGGAATACATCGTTTGGCTCGACGGTGAACCAGGGCTCGCCGGACATCTCTTCGTCGTCGTCGCGCGGGGTGGGCATCCGCCGAAAGCGGCAATCGGTGAGGTACGAAATCTCGTCGTAGTCGTAGAAGACCACGCGGCCGTAGCGGGTGACGCCGAAGTTCTTGGTGAGCAGATCGCCGGGGAAGATGTTGGCGCGCGCGAGATCTTTCACGGCCTCGCCGTACTCGCGAATGGCGTCGTGGAGGTGCGGCTCGTCCAGATCTTTGAGGTACACGTCCAGCGGGATGAGGCGGCGCTCGACATAGACGTGCTCGAAGACGATGCGATCGCCGTCGAAGATCACGGACGAAGACGCCAGGCGGGCGATCTCGTCGAGGAGCGATTTGCTGAAACGGTCGCGGGGGAGCGCGACGTGGGTGTACTCCAGGGCGTCGGTCATCCGGCCGACCCGGTCGTGGTGTTTCACGAGCTGGTAGCGATCGAGCACGTTGTTTCGGTCGGTGTCCTTGGGCGGCTCGAACCAATCGCGAATGACTTTGAAGACGCACGGGAGCGACGGCAAGGTGAAGACGAGCATCACCATGCCTTTGGTGCCGGGGGCGAGCACGAACTTGTCCGTGGAGTGTTTGAGGTGCTGCTGCATATCGCGGAAGAAGAGCGTCTTGCCCTGCTTCTGCAGGCCGACCAAGGTGTAGAGATCGGCGCGCGGGCGGCTCGGCACCACCGACTCCAAGAAGGATACGTAGGCGGCCGGCACCTCCATATCGACCATGAAATAGACGTGTGAGAGGCTGAGGACCCGGCCGATGCTCTTGCCGTCGAGGAGCAAGGCGTCGACGAAGATGGAGCCGCCCTCGTCGCGCAGGATGGGGACCACGAACGGGATGAGCGCGTTCCCGTTGATCACGCGCGCGACGATGTAAGCGGCTTTGTTT contains these protein-coding regions:
- a CDS encoding DUF2236 domain-containing protein; translation: MGDVAFATPEAIPARWRDPMHPPAWAKRLVGYCRTKLQPGHPFMDVLQKALLEGDPLADDLVACMDELPAGEGRRMFELALEHGIDAVPGSPKALARFFAHLDRVPAWVEPETLRYACETIQRVGIANGYALACGSLMSGYLSSAAVKPLMTTGALTSNTSRRIAETGKFVLDITESGDMGRYTAGFKTTVRVRLLHAFVRAKLGRSPEWKTHEWGLPVNQSDLLGTNLQFSTTYLLSLRVLGILHSRREREAIMHFWRYVGYVMGVDEKLLPRNYREGKRYLRLLGASQPDPDEDSRALASALVYFPLAYGTTPFERRATAILCALRGGLSRSIMGDVAADALGLPDDRWKYAVFAISPAISTMEIARRLVPGGRRVAVRVGRRILRSQITRGLALTQASRIHV
- a CDS encoding TetR/AcrR family transcriptional regulator gives rise to the protein MPKRKLPPLLPNKVPRQARSQRTYDDIVEAGARLLLKSGYEALTTNHVAEEAGVGIASVYEYFPNKQAIVAAVVTHVVSEMVGEFRESLAEAMGSEPQEALRMWLRTMFRAVERRKAIITVFVREVPFLLEIPAVESLSARLLELAQSAAVLARKPLIVEHAAAVSYLMTVMVQAAVLGSVIRRPAHLGQEELRETLTKLLIELLA
- a CDS encoding glutathione S-transferase family protein; protein product: MNDSKRLLIGEDFSPWTEKACWALDHRRVTYTFRQYQPMLDEPGLRLRTKNFKEKATVPALLDGPRILRDSFAIARYAEEIGEGPSLFPEPHAQDIAAWNERSESALRAGRALFLVRLENDPAAQTDNVPGFVPAAVRPLVRPVVRTGISYLRRKHGVDDEAIARARGHLEETLSSLRAALAGGSRYLFGRFTYADVAMAVVCQFIHPVADRYIRLAPANRACWAEETLARSFRDILDWRDALYAEHRTICRS
- a CDS encoding LysE family translocator, producing MLTLPQFTAFLAAAILITLSPGPDNLMVLSLGASQGRRQGMAFGFGCAIGCLSHTLLAVLGVSALIAASAIAFTALKTVGGLYLIWLGWNAIRSRGSSLPSDEVETAPAPLGTLFRRGLLANAINPKVVLFFLSFLPQFVDTARGHVGLQTALLGVTFTVQGALIFGTLGYFAGAIGQGLRRRPTTAMWLDRVAGSIFIALGIKLAVSR
- a CDS encoding ATP-binding protein, with protein sequence MGRKDLTSQADLTKALDALERDPHLRKPAAQIQRLLHDLQVHQVELEMQNRELREAHAQLEESRSRYADLFDFAPVGYCTFDRTGRIQEANLTAAGLFGTPRANVIGRQLSGLVALKDERAFRAHLQMCFTERVRVTTEVTFSVRNTNTRLTVQVVSVPLIDAGGEVMGCRTTLADITGLKYSESMLRFLADASEILASSMDAESTLGRVVHLAVPILADICFLDILVDGKAFRRVKVAWADPKRRPMLEVIKARVPDIKAGALQAQVVRSGKPYVGSAMSAAMMAHLPPQLGPIAKSILVVPLKVRERTLGVLTFIMAESGRHYSARELSVAQDVARRAAMCLERAELYAASCDAVRSRDDILAIVSHDLRDPLNGIMLAASSAQSWLEERNDTDDALNLLHMVTRSANRMTRLIAELLDWSSIQSGHLSIRKRHCSVAELFADVREMFSPTAQDKHIELVVTDAPDSSPVSCDKERVLQVLSNLISNAIKFTPRGGVIHVAAAEGEGELRLSVSDSGPGITKERLPHVFERFWQAEETAVKGRGLGLFIAKGIVEAHGGRIWAESEWGKGATFCMTLPMIGPDPRDSARASHPASGIEELAKGEGSADEATGASDGSIFLVDDDKDMRELFTNVLEKDGYSVVACENGSEALHHLHAGRRPLLILLDIQMPVMDGWTCMNELHKNASFSRIPTIVISSPEFQQQASSLGAGFLEKPLRIERLRELVDRYRAADASRA
- a CDS encoding PAS domain-containing protein, with protein sequence MVDADSQSPAGSSDDDVSDVAASAKKSEDDGSDFFIVGIGASAGGIEALTELVEHISFDHLALVVVQHLAPEQESYLAPLLSRNATIDVVTVEDGMRVAANCIYVIPPGANLALLQGVLHLMPHSTAPGPAVAIDFFFRSLAEDQGARAVGVVLSGTGADGTLGLKAIKEAGGITMAQDPATAKYDGMPRSALASGVVDFCLGPRALANELMSIGSHPYITERRPPRPKAEVENIAKLVLLIRSVTGNDLTYYKPSTIERRIERRLALHKIERLADYIKFAQSNHDEVRALYKDILISVTSFFRDPAVFDVLKSQVFPRITENNKRTSPPLRIWIPACSTGEEPYSIAIALLEYLDDRAHDYRIQIFATDVDETSVNVARRGIYPQNITLDVSPERLRRFFVKKDADYQICRRVRDMIVFSSHNITKDAPFSRLDLVSCRNLLIYLQPVMQKKVLRILHYSLNPNAYLLLGTSESVGDSPDLFSLVDRKNKVYAAKHVPTQTSLDVGFGTILREPPLSNQPTSGARPILNIAALADRKVLDTYGPPGVVINENLEILHFRGRTGSFFEPAPGAASLNILRLARPELQPDIRRTIHQAIKENARVSTPSKITEDGKIRSLMVEAIPIVEPETKSKCIIVSFCDVIEREVRAVEAEAAAAPVATHAQEARLQDVERELTVTREYLQSIVEELESANEELKSSNEELQSSNEELQSTNEELETSKEELQSANEELTTVNDELQTRMLEQQLTNDDLHNVLNSVDSILVITGLDMRIRRFTYAAEKHFNLLPGDVGRSVSHLNPFLGGLKLDAVGAEVIETLVPFNREVQASDQRWYIVRVTPYKTLEHSITGVVISLNDIDVRHRALQLGQDVAEYAGTFLDVIGHALLIIDGKTKVVWANRNFYPIFRLEPDRVIGKSFAELPVGPWSTKRLQEFLEGALVTGGAFRDVHISYPFGDELKSVRVSGSRMPPMNGDTGLILLSFEDGP